The Syngnathus typhle isolate RoL2023-S1 ecotype Sweden linkage group LG3, RoL_Styp_1.0, whole genome shotgun sequence genome window below encodes:
- the LOC133150963 gene encoding far upstream element-binding protein 2-like isoform X2 — translation MSGFGSLPTNGVGAGAKKDAFADAMERARQIAAKISGESGHMASNNGGAEGFPFAAQKRSLEEAAIGAQLAALAQQSVRPGMMTMTEECRVPDSMVGLVIGRGGEHINKIQRESGCKVQIAHDSAGLSDRSVSLTGSPDAIKRAKALIDEIISRGHDSPNGQTGSMQEMVIPAGKAGLIIGKGGETIKQLQERAGVKMILIQDGSQPPNVDKPLRIIGDPFKVQQAKEMVNEILREREGFGDRSEYSSRIGGSGIDIGVPRHAVGVIIGRSGEMIKKIQSDAGVKIQFKPDDGSGPEKMAHITGPPDQCQHAASIITDLIQSIRTREDGGQGGPPGAGMPPGGRGRGRGQGNWGPPGGEMTFSVPAHKCGLVIGRGGENVKAINQQTGAFVEMLRQPLPDGDPNFKLFTIRGSPQQIDYAKQLIEEKIEAPLCPVGGGPGPGGPGGSMNPYSPNPYNAGPPGGGPHGGAPGGPQYCAQNWGDSYQQWQNPGPQDPNKAAADPNAAWAAYYAQYYGQQPGGTMPAQNPADPGAAGDQNQAEQTAGGQPDYTKAWEEYYKKMGMVQPAGGPVAAPGAAAVPAGGAAAASGGQPDYSAAWAEYYRQQAAYYGQGGQAPGQGAPPQQGQQAQ, via the exons ATGTCCGGATTCGGCTCTTTGCCGACCAATGGCGTCGGCGCCGGAGCGAAAAAAGATGCTTTTGCGGACGCAATGGAAAGAGCCAGACAG ATTGCAGCTAAAATCAGTGGTGAGAGTGGTCACATGGCAAGCAACAATGGAGGAGCTGAGGGTTTTCCATTCGCCGCACAGAAACGATCCCTTGAAGAAGCAG CAATTGGAGCTCAACTGGCTGCCCTGGCTCAACAGAG TGTCAGGCCCGGCATGATGACAATGACAGAGGAGTGCAGAGTGCCTGATTCCATGGTTGGTCTCG TCATCGGCAGAGGAGGTGAACACATCAACAAAATACAACGGGAATCTGGCTGCAAAGTTCAGATTGCACACG ACAGTGCTGGTCTTTCGGACAGAAGTGTTTCTTTGACAGGTTCGCCTGATGCCATAAA gAGAGCAAAGGCGCTCATAGATGAAATCATCTCAAGGGGACATGATTCGCCCAACGGGCAGACGGGTTCTATGCAGGAGATGGTCATCCCTGCGGGCAAGGCTGGACTTATTATAGGCAAAGGAGGAGAGACTATCAAGCAGCTACAG GAACGAGCCGGAGTTAAAATGATCCTTATTCAAGATGGTTCCCAGCCGCCAAATGTAGATAAACCACTGCGCATCATTGGAGACCCATTCAAAGTGCAG CAAGCTAAGGAGATGGTTAACGAGATTCTACGAGAACGGGAAGGTTTTGGTGACCGGAGTGAATATAGCTCAAGAATAGGGGGTAGTGGCATTGAT ATAGGTGTCCCTCGCCATGCAGTGGGGGTCATAATTGGAAGAAGTGGTGAGATGATTAAGAAGATCCAAAGTGATGCTGGAGTGAAGATACAGTTTAAACCAG ATGATGGCAGCGGTCCTGAAAAAATGGCACACATTACGGGTCCTCCTGATCAGTGTCAACATGCCGCCTCCATCATCACAGACCTGATACAGAGTATCCGTACCAGAGAAGACGGCGGCCAGGGG GGCCCCCCTGGTGCAGGGATGCCACCAGGAGGACGGGGTCGGGGTAGAGGCCAGGGAAACTGGGGTCCTCCAGGGGGAGAGATGACCTTCTCTGTTCCTGCTCACAAATGTGGACTCGTGATTGGCAGAGGAGGGGAGAACGTCAAAGCCATTAACCAACAGACTGGTGCATTTGTAGAGATGTTACGTCAGCCGCTACCAGATGGAGACCCAAATTTCAAACTGTTCACAATCAGAGGTTCTCCACAACAGATAGACTATGCAAAGCAACTTATAGAAGAAAAGATTGAG GCCCCGTTATGTCCTGTGGGTGGTGGTCCAGGTCCAGGAGGCCCTGGTGGTTCCATGAACCCCTACAGCCCCAACCCTTATAATGCTGGACCTCCTGGTGGTGGACCACA TGGAGGTGCACCAGGTGGTCCCCAGTACTGTGCTCAGAATTGGGGGGACAGCTACCAGCAGTGGCAGAACCCAGGGCCACAAGACCCCA ATAAGGCAGCGGCAGACCCAAATGCAGCCTGGGCGGCCTACTATGCACAGTACTACGGTCAACAGCCAGGGGGCACTATGCCAGCACAGAACCCAGCAGATCCTGGAGCAGCAGGGGACCAGAACCAAGCTGAACAGACAGCTGGTGGTCAGCCAGACTACACAAAGGCTTGGGAGGAATACTACAAAAAGATGGGCATGG TCCAGCCTGCAGGAGGGCCAGTGGCTGCTCCGGGAGCTGCGGCGGTACCAGCTGGGGGAGCAGCAGCGGCATCTGGTGGCCAGCCGGATTACAGTGCAGCCTGGGCAGAATATTACAGACAGCAAGCTGCCTACTATGGGCAGGGAGGGCAGGCCCCTGGGCAAGGGGCTCCACCACAGCAGGGGCAACAG GCGCAGTAA
- the LOC133150963 gene encoding far upstream element-binding protein 2-like isoform X1: protein MSGFGSLPTNGVGAGAKKDAFADAMERARQIAAKISGESGHMASNNGGAEGFPFAAQKRSLEEADEPDAKKVASQNERDSSLSIGAQLAALAQQSVRPGMMTMTEECRVPDSMVGLVIGRGGEHINKIQRESGCKVQIAHDSAGLSDRSVSLTGSPDAIKRAKALIDEIISRGHDSPNGQTGSMQEMVIPAGKAGLIIGKGGETIKQLQERAGVKMILIQDGSQPPNVDKPLRIIGDPFKVQQAKEMVNEILREREGFGDRSEYSSRIGGSGIDIGVPRHAVGVIIGRSGEMIKKIQSDAGVKIQFKPDDGSGPEKMAHITGPPDQCQHAASIITDLIQSIRTREDGGQGGPPGAGMPPGGRGRGRGQGNWGPPGGEMTFSVPAHKCGLVIGRGGENVKAINQQTGAFVEMLRQPLPDGDPNFKLFTIRGSPQQIDYAKQLIEEKIEAPLCPVGGGPGPGGPGGSMNPYSPNPYNAGPPGGGPHGGAPGGPQYCAQNWGDSYQQWQNPGPQDPNKAAADPNAAWAAYYAQYYGQQPGGTMPAQNPADPGAAGDQNQAEQTAGGQPDYTKAWEEYYKKMGMVQPAGGPVAAPGAAAVPAGGAAAASGGQPDYSAAWAEYYRQQAAYYGQGGQAPGQGAPPQQGQQAQ, encoded by the exons ATGTCCGGATTCGGCTCTTTGCCGACCAATGGCGTCGGCGCCGGAGCGAAAAAAGATGCTTTTGCGGACGCAATGGAAAGAGCCAGACAG ATTGCAGCTAAAATCAGTGGTGAGAGTGGTCACATGGCAAGCAACAATGGAGGAGCTGAGGGTTTTCCATTCGCCGCACAGAAACGATCCCTTGAAGAAGCAG ATGAACCAGATGCCAAGAAGGTAGCATCACAGAATGAAAGAGATTCGTCATTGT CAATTGGAGCTCAACTGGCTGCCCTGGCTCAACAGAG TGTCAGGCCCGGCATGATGACAATGACAGAGGAGTGCAGAGTGCCTGATTCCATGGTTGGTCTCG TCATCGGCAGAGGAGGTGAACACATCAACAAAATACAACGGGAATCTGGCTGCAAAGTTCAGATTGCACACG ACAGTGCTGGTCTTTCGGACAGAAGTGTTTCTTTGACAGGTTCGCCTGATGCCATAAA gAGAGCAAAGGCGCTCATAGATGAAATCATCTCAAGGGGACATGATTCGCCCAACGGGCAGACGGGTTCTATGCAGGAGATGGTCATCCCTGCGGGCAAGGCTGGACTTATTATAGGCAAAGGAGGAGAGACTATCAAGCAGCTACAG GAACGAGCCGGAGTTAAAATGATCCTTATTCAAGATGGTTCCCAGCCGCCAAATGTAGATAAACCACTGCGCATCATTGGAGACCCATTCAAAGTGCAG CAAGCTAAGGAGATGGTTAACGAGATTCTACGAGAACGGGAAGGTTTTGGTGACCGGAGTGAATATAGCTCAAGAATAGGGGGTAGTGGCATTGAT ATAGGTGTCCCTCGCCATGCAGTGGGGGTCATAATTGGAAGAAGTGGTGAGATGATTAAGAAGATCCAAAGTGATGCTGGAGTGAAGATACAGTTTAAACCAG ATGATGGCAGCGGTCCTGAAAAAATGGCACACATTACGGGTCCTCCTGATCAGTGTCAACATGCCGCCTCCATCATCACAGACCTGATACAGAGTATCCGTACCAGAGAAGACGGCGGCCAGGGG GGCCCCCCTGGTGCAGGGATGCCACCAGGAGGACGGGGTCGGGGTAGAGGCCAGGGAAACTGGGGTCCTCCAGGGGGAGAGATGACCTTCTCTGTTCCTGCTCACAAATGTGGACTCGTGATTGGCAGAGGAGGGGAGAACGTCAAAGCCATTAACCAACAGACTGGTGCATTTGTAGAGATGTTACGTCAGCCGCTACCAGATGGAGACCCAAATTTCAAACTGTTCACAATCAGAGGTTCTCCACAACAGATAGACTATGCAAAGCAACTTATAGAAGAAAAGATTGAG GCCCCGTTATGTCCTGTGGGTGGTGGTCCAGGTCCAGGAGGCCCTGGTGGTTCCATGAACCCCTACAGCCCCAACCCTTATAATGCTGGACCTCCTGGTGGTGGACCACA TGGAGGTGCACCAGGTGGTCCCCAGTACTGTGCTCAGAATTGGGGGGACAGCTACCAGCAGTGGCAGAACCCAGGGCCACAAGACCCCA ATAAGGCAGCGGCAGACCCAAATGCAGCCTGGGCGGCCTACTATGCACAGTACTACGGTCAACAGCCAGGGGGCACTATGCCAGCACAGAACCCAGCAGATCCTGGAGCAGCAGGGGACCAGAACCAAGCTGAACAGACAGCTGGTGGTCAGCCAGACTACACAAAGGCTTGGGAGGAATACTACAAAAAGATGGGCATGG TCCAGCCTGCAGGAGGGCCAGTGGCTGCTCCGGGAGCTGCGGCGGTACCAGCTGGGGGAGCAGCAGCGGCATCTGGTGGCCAGCCGGATTACAGTGCAGCCTGGGCAGAATATTACAGACAGCAAGCTGCCTACTATGGGCAGGGAGGGCAGGCCCCTGGGCAAGGGGCTCCACCACAGCAGGGGCAACAG GCGCAGTAA